The following are encoded in a window of Cycloclasticus pugetii PS-1 genomic DNA:
- the ychF gene encoding redox-regulated ATPase YchF yields MALNCGIVGLPNVGKSTLFNALTKATIAAENYPFCTIEPNTGIVPVPDLRLDKLAQIVKPERVIPTTFEFVDIAGLVAGASKGEGLGNQFLANIRESDAIAHVVRCFEDDDVIHVAGKIDPLADIEVIQTELALADMASLDKALTKATKASKSGNKDELKRKALIEQALAHLDSDITLRTLGLSEDELKSFSDLQLLTLKPMLYIANVQEDGFVNNPHLDAVTALAQKQGAEIVAVCAAMEAEIIQLDEDERAEFLEEMGLEEPGLNRVIRAGYHLLGLQTYFTAGVKEVRAWTIKQGATAPQAAGVIHTDFEKGFIRAEITAYEDFVQYNGEQGAKEAGKLGVQGKDYIMQDGDVTHFRFNV; encoded by the coding sequence ATGGCTTTAAATTGTGGAATTGTTGGCTTACCAAATGTTGGTAAATCAACACTTTTTAATGCGTTGACGAAAGCAACCATTGCAGCAGAAAACTATCCATTTTGTACGATTGAGCCAAACACGGGTATCGTACCTGTGCCTGATTTGCGCTTGGATAAACTGGCACAAATCGTCAAGCCAGAGCGCGTAATACCGACAACATTCGAGTTTGTGGATATTGCTGGGCTAGTGGCTGGTGCCTCTAAAGGGGAAGGTTTGGGGAATCAGTTTTTAGCTAATATTCGTGAATCAGATGCTATAGCACATGTAGTGCGTTGTTTTGAAGACGATGACGTGATTCATGTGGCAGGAAAAATTGATCCTTTAGCCGATATTGAAGTGATTCAAACTGAATTAGCCTTAGCAGATATGGCATCGTTAGACAAAGCGTTGACCAAAGCAACCAAGGCATCGAAGTCTGGCAACAAAGATGAATTAAAACGTAAGGCCTTAATTGAGCAAGCGCTGGCGCATTTGGATTCAGATATTACTTTAAGAACATTAGGCTTAAGTGAAGACGAGTTAAAGTCATTTTCAGACCTGCAATTGCTGACATTAAAACCCATGCTATATATTGCCAACGTACAAGAAGATGGGTTTGTGAATAATCCACATTTGGATGCTGTGACAGCATTAGCGCAAAAACAAGGCGCCGAAATTGTTGCCGTTTGTGCAGCCATGGAAGCTGAAATTATTCAGTTAGATGAAGATGAGCGTGCAGAATTTTTAGAAGAGATGGGTCTAGAAGAGCCTGGGCTTAACCGAGTGATCAGAGCGGGTTATCACTTGCTGGGCTTGCAAACATACTTCACTGCCGGAGTAAAAGAAGTAAGAGCTTGGACCATTAAACAAGGTGCAACTGCGCCACAAGCTGCGGGTGTTATTCATACCGATTTTGAAAAAGGCTTTATCCGTGCAGAAATTACCGCCTACGAAGATTTTGTTCAATACAATGGCGAGCAGGGCGCAAAAGAGGCGGGTAAATTGGGTGTTCAAGGTAAAGATTACATTATGCAAGACGGAGATGTAACGCACTTTAGGTTTAATGTGTAA
- a CDS encoding DUF4405 domain-containing protein yields MFRKIVAVALFVSFIAMSTSGLLMFVIEKPSFTIQMHPVHKLFGLIMILAVLAHLSFNFKSILHYIKNKSVAVFGGLMIILLIGLYGVVIYNEVPPEIAIPMDELAAEAESHE; encoded by the coding sequence ATGTTCAGGAAAATTGTCGCCGTAGCCCTTTTTGTCTCGTTTATCGCCATGTCCACCTCGGGGCTTTTGATGTTTGTTATAGAGAAGCCATCTTTCACGATTCAAATGCATCCAGTGCATAAACTGTTTGGCCTAATCATGATACTAGCGGTTCTAGCGCACCTAAGTTTCAATTTTAAATCGATCCTCCATTACATCAAAAATAAATCAGTAGCCGTGTTTGGCGGCCTAATGATTATTTTATTAATCGGGTTATATGGCGTAGTTATTTATAACGAAGTACCACCAGAAATCGCAATACCTATGGACGAGTTGGCCGCCGAAGCTGAGTCACACGAGTGA